The following nucleotide sequence is from Desulfatirhabdium butyrativorans DSM 18734.
AAGGGCCGCCTGGCCGAGCTGTCTCCGGAAACCATTGGCCGCCTGAACAGCGTGCTCCCGCGGACCTGGTCGCACAACAATCCCGTTGATCTCATCGGTGATGCGCCTCCGGAGCGTTATGCCGATGCCTTACAGGCGCTTCTGGAAGATGACGGGGTGGATGCCCTGCTGGTGCTGAACTGTCCCACGGCAGTGGCATCCAGCACGGATGTCGCCCGGGTGGTGGTCGATACCTTGAAAAAAAGCGGTCTGAAGGCGCTCCATCGGGGCATTTTCACAAGCTGGCTGGGCGCGGATTCCGCCCGGGAAGCCCGCAGGATATTCGCTGAAAACAGGATCCCGAGCTACGAAACACCGGATGAAGCCGTTCGCGGATTCATGCAGATGGTGCGCTACCGCCGCAGCCAGGAAATGCTCATGGAAACGCCGCCCAGCATCCCGGAAGTCTTCGAGCCGGAGGTGGATATCGCCCGGGAGATTGTGAACCGGGCCTTGTCTCAGGGCCGCGGTTGGCTGAGCGAGTTGGAGGCGAAAGCGGTCCTGGCCGCTTACAAAATCCCTACGGTTGAGACATACGAAGCGGCCACACCCGAAGAGGCGGGAAAGATCGCCGCCAGGCTGGGCGGATCGCTGGTGTTGAAAATTCTGTCCCCGGATATTCCCCACAAATCGGATGTGGAGGGCGTGGCATTGGATCTGAAATCGGCGGAAATCGTTACGCAAACCGCCCGGCTCATGGAAGAGCGAATCCGCGCGCGGATGCCAGGAGCGATGCTGTCCGGATTTACGGTTCAACCGATGGTGAATCGTCCCAATGCCAGGGAACTGATTGTCGGGGTCAGCGATGACATGCAGTTCGGCCCGGTGATCCTGTTCGGGCATGGCGGTACGGCCGTCGAGATCATTCAGGACAAGGCCATCGCGTTCCCGCCGCTCAATTTGCACCTTGCCCGGGAGGTCATGGCCCGCACACGTGTATACCGACTGCTGGAAGGATTTCGTGGCAAGCCGCCTGCGGATATGGACGCTATCGCACGGACGCTGATCAAGGTATCGCAGCTCGTCATCGATATGGCCGATATCGCCGAGCTGGATATCAATCCATTGCTGGCAGATGAACAGGGCGTGCTGGCTCTGGATGCACGCATCAGGGTGGCTCAATCCCATCTGCCTGCTTCGCAGCGCCTGGCGATTTGCCCGTATCCGAAGGAACTGGAGGAAACGATTACCCTTCCTGGCGGCCAAACGCTGCTGATTCGCCCCATCCGGCCGGAGGATGAACCGGCGTTTCAGGCGCTTTTCTCCAGACTTTCCATGGATGAAATCCGCATGCGGTTTCTGCATTTCATGAAATATTTGTCTCATGATATGGCGGCTCGCCTGACCCAGATTGACTACGACCGGGAGATGGCGCTTGTCCTTTGCGAGCCTGCCGTTCAAACAGAACCGGAGCTGTATGGCGTGGTGCGCTTTGCTGCGGATCCGGACAAGGCACGCGCGGAATTTGCGATCCTCATTCGCCGCGATATGACCGGCATGGGTTTGGGGCCGATGCTCATGCGCCGGATCATCAAGTACGCCAGAAATCGGGGGATCGGGGAGCTTTTCGGTGAAGTGCTGGCTGAAAATGCGCCCATGTTGAAAATCTGCGAGGCTTTCGGTTTCAAAAAAAGACGCGACCCGGACGATCCCGGGGTGATGATCGTTTCATTGCCGCTGGGATGATCGGGGATGTGAAAAAAGGCTACGGGGTGCATTTCGATTTCAAATAGGCAATGCATCCATTGATCGTAGCCAGTTGCGGATAGTCTTCTTCCGGAATTTTCACGTTCAGGTGCGCCTGTAGCGCAATGGCGAAATTCAGAAAGTCGACGGAATCGAAATCAAACTGGTTGCGCAGCCGTTCGGCAGGATCGAGATGTGCGATGTCCGCTTCGGGTGCAATCTTGCCGATAATCTCCAATATGGTTTTCTGAATCTGGTCTTCGCTCAGCACGTGACCGCACTTTCGGTTTGGGTGTTGCCGGTAGTCCCTTTGGTTTGATAGCTTCCATCCGGGCGCTCAATACGGATGAACTCGCAACAAGTCACAGAATATCCAAGTCCGTCATTCCGGCGAAATCCCGCCAGTGGCGGGAGGAATCCAGAACGATAGCCCATGCTGGACCTCGTAGGGGCGACCGGCCGGTCGCCCCTACAGGCTGCCGACTGCCGCATTTTCAGGATAAATCAGATGGTAATGATGGACCCTGGCTTTCGCCGGGATGACCACTTTTTGCAATGGCATCCATACCGCCTGCCCGCAGGCGGCGAGCCCCTCTGCCCCAAATGTGGGTTTCCGATCAAACATTATATACCGGGAAAGGAGTGAGTCATGCAAGTTCCAATGTCGCCAGTCAGAATTCTTCGTCGAGCTGTCAAGTTGTATCCCCATAAAACGGCAATCGTCGATGGGAACCTCCGGTTTTCCTACCTGGAACTTCAGGACAGGGTCAACCAGGTCACGCATGCATTGACGAAACTCGGCATATCCGAACGGGGGCGGGTTGCCATCCTGGATTACAATACGCACCGCTATATGGAAATGTACTACGGGATGGCGCAGTCCAGCCGGGCGCTGCTTCCTCTGAACACACGACTGTCCGCAGAGGAATATGCCTATATCCTGAATGACGCGGAGGCTGAATGCCTGATATTTCACGCCGATTACAAGCCCTTGATTGAAAAGATCCTCCAGTCCGTCAAGACGGTCAAAACGTATGTCATCTGCGATGGGCAGGCCGACCGGAACTGGATTTCCCAGGATTATGAGGCCATGCTTTCAGAGGCTTCCAATGAACCCGTAAATTATGAGCCGCCTGACGAGAACGACATGCTGAATCTCTACTATACCAGCGGAACGACGGGTCGGCCGAAGGGCGTTGTGCTCACGCACCGGAATATCTACGCCAATGCATTGACAACGATCATTTCCTTCAAACTGGACGATACGACGGTCTGGTACCATATCGCTCCTCTTTTTCATCTTGCAGACGCCTTCTTCGCCTGGTCGGTCACCTTTCAGGGGGGCAGACATGTCATGCAGCGGCAGTTCAACCCGAAAGCTGTTCTGCAAACCATCCAGAAGGAGCATATTACTTCCTGCATGATGGTGCCCACGATGATCAACTTCATTTTGAACGAACCCGATCTGGACAGCTATGATCTGGCATCCCTGCAATGGATCATGGTCGGGGGAGCGCCCATGTCGCCGGCAAATGCCCAAAGAATGATGGAACGCCTCGGTTGCCGCTACATATCCGGTTATGGGTTGACGGAGACATGCCCGCTGCTGACGGTTGGCAACATCAAGGATACGCTGAGCGGCGAATCCGATGAGGTCAAAATGAAGTATCTGACCCGGACCGGACTGGAAGTCGTTGGCGTCGATCTGAGAGTGGTTGACGTCAACGGCGTGGACGTTCCCTGGGATGGCAAAACGGTAGGTGAAATCATCGCCAGGGGGGACAATGTCATGAAGCAATATTGGAACCTTCCCGGTGAAACGCAAAACGCCATTCGTGACGGGTATTTCCA
It contains:
- a CDS encoding long-chain-fatty-acid--CoA ligase, with product MQVPMSPVRILRRAVKLYPHKTAIVDGNLRFSYLELQDRVNQVTHALTKLGISERGRVAILDYNTHRYMEMYYGMAQSSRALLPLNTRLSAEEYAYILNDAEAECLIFHADYKPLIEKILQSVKTVKTYVICDGQADRNWISQDYEAMLSEASNEPVNYEPPDENDMLNLYYTSGTTGRPKGVVLTHRNIYANALTTIISFKLDDTTVWYHIAPLFHLADAFFAWSVTFQGGRHVMQRQFNPKAVLQTIQKEHITSCMMVPTMINFILNEPDLDSYDLASLQWIMVGGAPMSPANAQRMMERLGCRYISGYGLTETCPLLTVGNIKDTLSGESDEVKMKYLTRTGLEVVGVDLRVVDVNGVDVPWDGKTVGEIIARGDNVMKQYWNLPGETQNAIRDGYFHTGDLANVDSEGYILIVDRAKDIIISGGENVASVEIENVVYSHPDVLECAVIAYPDDKWGEVPKLLVVLKPGRQLDTPQIVQYCKERLAAFKVPKHVEFVSELPKTGSGKILKGELRKVFGARP
- a CDS encoding acyl carrier protein, producing the protein MLSEDQIQKTILEIIGKIAPEADIAHLDPAERLRNQFDFDSVDFLNFAIALQAHLNVKIPEEDYPQLATINGCIAYLKSKCTP
- a CDS encoding bifunctional acetate--CoA ligase family protein/GNAT family N-acetyltransferase codes for the protein MTIRNLDFMFNPSSVALVGASPKRGSIGAVLAHNLVHAGFQGEIFFVNPKYSSIEGLPVYPDPDSLPKAPDLAVIATPPDTVPQLIETFGKRGTRSAVVITAGFQEVGSEEAKRLCDQMLESAKPHLLRILGPNCMGIMVPGIGLNSSFGHVQPLKGNIAFVAQSGAVQTSVLDWATSRGIGFSHFVSVGNMSDVDFGDMLDYLATESSAKSILLYIENITHARKFMSAARAAARMKPVVVVKAGRHAEAARAAASHTGALAGADEVYSAAFMRAGMLRVMDMQALFNAVETLAMSHQFTGDRLAILTNGGGVGVLATDVLIDKKGRLAELSPETIGRLNSVLPRTWSHNNPVDLIGDAPPERYADALQALLEDDGVDALLVLNCPTAVASSTDVARVVVDTLKKSGLKALHRGIFTSWLGADSAREARRIFAENRIPSYETPDEAVRGFMQMVRYRRSQEMLMETPPSIPEVFEPEVDIAREIVNRALSQGRGWLSELEAKAVLAAYKIPTVETYEAATPEEAGKIAARLGGSLVLKILSPDIPHKSDVEGVALDLKSAEIVTQTARLMEERIRARMPGAMLSGFTVQPMVNRPNARELIVGVSDDMQFGPVILFGHGGTAVEIIQDKAIAFPPLNLHLAREVMARTRVYRLLEGFRGKPPADMDAIARTLIKVSQLVIDMADIAELDINPLLADEQGVLALDARIRVAQSHLPASQRLAICPYPKELEETITLPGGQTLLIRPIRPEDEPAFQALFSRLSMDEIRMRFLHFMKYLSHDMAARLTQIDYDREMALVLCEPAVQTEPELYGVVRFAADPDKARAEFAILIRRDMTGMGLGPMLMRRIIKYARNRGIGELFGEVLAENAPMLKICEAFGFKKRRDPDDPGVMIVSLPLG